A window of the Brumimicrobium sp. genome harbors these coding sequences:
- a CDS encoding OmpH family outer membrane protein: protein MKKIIVVFLVCLFGTAFVSMGQKYAYIDSEFILESMPEYTEAKEELNKLAVRWQAEIQERYKQIEDKKTEFVRVEAILPDEERDRRKLEIEKLESDAREMQQVRFGVSGDLFAKRKELIEPIQDKVFEAIGEVASSRNFSFVFDKANQSNLIFADPKMDISKQVLQKLGIKGK from the coding sequence ATGAAAAAGATTATCGTAGTTTTCCTTGTTTGCCTTTTTGGTACAGCATTTGTTTCTATGGGACAGAAATATGCGTATATCGATTCTGAGTTTATTTTGGAAAGTATGCCTGAATATACTGAAGCAAAAGAAGAATTGAACAAATTAGCAGTTAGATGGCAAGCAGAAATTCAAGAAAGATATAAGCAAATTGAAGATAAGAAAACAGAATTTGTAAGAGTAGAAGCTATCCTGCCAGACGAGGAAAGAGATAGAAGAAAACTAGAAATTGAAAAGTTAGAATCTGATGCAAGGGAAATGCAACAAGTAAGATTCGGTGTGAGTGGAGATTTATTTGCAAAAAGAAAAGAATTAATCGAACCTATCCAAGATAAAGTATTCGAAGCAATTGGAGAAGTAGCAAGTAGTCGAAACTTTAGCTTTGTTTTTGATAAAGCAAACCAATCTAATCTTATATTTGCCGACCCTAAGATGGATATAAGTAAGCAAGTTTTACAAAAATTAGGAATAAAAGGAAAATAA
- a CDS encoding OmpH family outer membrane protein — MRNLMLIALVVLGSLGTTFGQTTIAHVDSQKVLDTMPSRKQAMQELDNFEDKAVKELQETQQKLQDDYNKLQQEKNTMSPTAARFEEERLMRKSQEFQMRQEELDRQMKVLGQELNAPILERIQSAVEKVSKSLKIDYVLDTSSLLYSAGKDITDLVIKEVLKMEQEATVKTEK; from the coding sequence ATGAGAAATTTAATGTTAATAGCACTAGTAGTTTTAGGATCTTTAGGAACTACATTTGGTCAAACTACAATCGCACACGTTGATTCACAAAAGGTCTTAGATACAATGCCTTCACGTAAACAGGCTATGCAAGAGTTAGATAATTTTGAAGATAAGGCAGTAAAAGAATTACAAGAAACTCAACAAAAGCTGCAAGATGATTATAATAAATTGCAACAAGAAAAGAATACAATGAGTCCTACAGCTGCTCGTTTTGAAGAAGAAAGATTGATGAGAAAATCTCAAGAATTTCAAATGAGACAAGAGGAATTGGATAGACAAATGAAGGTGTTAGGACAAGAGTTAAATGCTCCTATTCTAGAAAGAATTCAATCTGCTGTTGAGAAAGTTAGCAAAAGTTTAAAGATTGACTATGTATTAGATACATCTTCTCTTTTATATAGCGCTGGAAAAGATATTACTGATTTAGTTATAAAAGAGGTATTAAAGATGGAGCAGGAAGCTACTGTTAAAACAGAAAAATAA
- the murI gene encoding glutamate racemase → MLKHGLIGFFDSGYGGLTVLKEVQALLPQYDYLYLGDNKRAPYGEKTQQEVYEYTWESIQYLFSQGCELVILACNTASAKALRRIQQNDLLAFPDKRVLGVIRPSAEIVGTYSQTNQLVVLGTRGTILSNTYLDEFNNHSPQTIVHQYACPSWVPIIESGKHASKEGLNLIKEDLDAIIKLYPQADVILLGCTHYPIIQDFIQTYLPSKIKVVSQGEIVAASLKDYLNRHDWLQKKLTQHASSKYLTTGNPADFEKQAKDILRLNIKVEQIKL, encoded by the coding sequence ATGCTAAAACACGGATTGATTGGATTTTTTGATTCAGGTTACGGTGGACTTACTGTACTGAAAGAAGTACAGGCACTTTTACCTCAGTATGATTATTTATATTTAGGGGATAATAAACGTGCGCCTTATGGAGAAAAAACGCAACAAGAAGTGTATGAATATACATGGGAATCTATTCAATATTTGTTTTCACAAGGGTGTGAACTCGTGATACTCGCTTGCAATACAGCTTCTGCTAAAGCATTAAGAAGAATTCAACAAAATGATTTATTGGCTTTTCCTGATAAGAGAGTATTGGGAGTGATACGTCCTAGTGCGGAAATAGTTGGAACCTATAGTCAAACAAATCAATTGGTTGTGCTGGGAACAAGAGGTACTATTTTATCCAATACTTATTTAGATGAATTCAATAACCATAGTCCACAAACCATTGTGCATCAATATGCTTGCCCAAGTTGGGTACCTATTATTGAATCAGGAAAACATGCCTCCAAAGAAGGATTGAATTTGATTAAAGAGGATTTGGATGCTATTATAAAATTATATCCGCAAGCAGATGTAATTTTATTAGGTTGTACACATTACCCGATTATTCAAGATTTTATACAAACATATTTGCCTTCAAAGATAAAAGTTGTTAGCCAAGGTGAAATTGTAGCCGCATCATTAAAAGATTATTTGAATAGGCATGATTGGCTACAGAAAAAATTAACTCAGCATGCATCTAGTAAGTATCTCACGACTGGAAATCCAGCTGATTTTGAGAAACAAGCAAAAGATATATTGCGTTTAAATATTAAGGTTGAACAAATTAAATTATAA
- a CDS encoding gamma carbonic anhydrase family protein, with protein MALIKECRGHTPSYGKACWFAENATILGNVKMGDHCSVWYNAVVRGDVNSIEMGDYCNVQDGAVIHCTYERSKTILGHYVSIGHNAIVHGCVVEDNVLIGMGAIVMDNAKVGSNVIIAAGAVVLADTIIESNSIYAGVPAKKIKTLSKEAFEGEVRRIAEAYVMYSTWQ; from the coding sequence ATGGCTCTTATTAAAGAATGTAGAGGACATACTCCTTCTTACGGAAAAGCATGTTGGTTTGCTGAAAATGCTACCATTTTAGGAAATGTAAAGATGGGAGATCACTGCTCCGTATGGTATAATGCTGTGGTTAGGGGAGATGTGAATAGCATTGAAATGGGTGATTATTGTAATGTACAAGATGGAGCTGTGATACATTGCACGTATGAGCGTTCTAAAACCATTTTAGGACACTATGTTTCTATAGGTCATAATGCAATTGTGCATGGATGTGTTGTGGAAGATAATGTGTTGATAGGAATGGGGGCTATTGTAATGGATAATGCTAAAGTTGGCTCAAATGTCATTATAGCTGCTGGTGCTGTAGTTTTAGCAGATACAATTATCGAGTCAAATAGCATTTATGCAGGTGTTCCAGCAAAAAAAATAAAAACATTATCGAAAGAAGCTTTTGAAGGAGAGGTGAGGAGGATTGCAGAGGCTTATGTAATGTACTCAACTTGGCAATAA
- a CDS encoding carboxypeptidase regulatory-like domain-containing protein has product MIRKLYFVFLSITLSVGISFGQAGSGSIKGSVIDSKSNKPIEMVKVVLYQGGIIKGGTDTDENGKFEFPSITAGSYDVEFRSSEHQPLKLSGVGVSSDQITFLDKTKLSKPDDVLNLEEVEVVAYKVPLIKKDGAAQGSTVTREDIAKLPIRTAAGVAATVGGVNETDNGEISVRGSREGATYYYIDGIKVRGSSNLPKSALEEVQVITGGVPASYGDVTGGIIAVTTRGPSSVYFGSIEGVTSGFYFKGKDPIGYDGKVYGLDNYAYNLVEGMVSGPLWMRKDKDGNKTEPILGFLLSATYNYQKDPRPLAGGSWRIKKEAREALLNEPLRPSSSGSGNFDNSNFLRMDDFEKTKFKMNSQRTVISAAGKIDVNTGPTVNLTFGGSLNYNYGKVYSYYNSLFNFENFGNQDVLDWRVYGRFRQSFKNTTEGSSSKVKSFYYNLMVDYSKSYNKLYDDKHGYDIFNYGHVGYYNTTWEPTFSFNSSGDSLVQDGFKSVIVDYTPSDINPTFAAITSQYYKMNPDPIGKYENLQQINQNGALRNGDRLSDVYGLWYSLGTPYGDLYKSENDQLRVTGSASIVVGGHNISLGVEYEQRWDRGWGSGRNFSSSGQDPIGIWTIARQYMNSHISELDLDNPILLGSVGGYPKIGYNRLNTGYAANAGNGNYGGAAHNDEQYFFDYNFRKEIGLNPAGNDFVDIDEYDPNVFSLDMFSADELFNQGQNFIGYYGYDKNGKKVKGVTDINKYFNDFDENGNYKRFVGAFQPTYIAGYIMDKFSFDNIVFNVGVRVDVFDANQPKLKDPFLFFNARDVREAKKVKSQDPSNYDWVNIPGSMGEDYVVYVNDVTNPTQINGFRSGETWYDANGDQVQDPSVIRGSAGIAPWLTNPSQTTPTADAFEDYKVAINVMPRIAFSFPISDEANFFANYDILTRRPNTGIRFDPIDYQFITTRSGSIINNANLRPEKTIDYSFGFQQVVTRTSSIKVSAFYREQRDMIQIRNLFEAYPSTYKTYGNRDFGTVKGVTIEYDLRRTGNIRLTANYTLQFADGTGSDANSALSFVNSNQPDLRTIYPLSYDQRHSFAFTIDYRYGDGADYNGPSIKGVKLFENMGLNIVTLINSGSPYSKQKNINSAAMISPSSSQMTGTLNGSRKPWTYSLDLQIDRTWELQFGKDENKKKYAYLNVYLRITNLLNHKNVINVYRATGTPNDDGYLAAAEWQNSIQSKLDEQSFRDLYKMSVENPYNYSMPRTIRLGVKFDF; this is encoded by the coding sequence ATGATACGAAAGCTCTACTTTGTGTTTCTAAGCATCACATTATCAGTAGGAATATCCTTTGGACAAGCTGGTAGTGGATCTATTAAAGGATCTGTTATTGATAGTAAGTCAAATAAGCCTATAGAAATGGTTAAGGTTGTTTTATACCAAGGAGGTATTATAAAAGGAGGAACAGATACAGATGAAAATGGAAAATTTGAATTCCCATCTATTACTGCAGGTTCCTATGATGTTGAATTTAGATCTTCTGAACATCAGCCATTAAAATTATCTGGTGTAGGTGTGTCTTCTGATCAAATCACATTCTTAGATAAAACCAAATTATCGAAACCAGATGATGTATTAAATCTAGAAGAGGTAGAGGTTGTAGCATATAAAGTCCCTTTGATTAAAAAAGATGGTGCTGCACAAGGTTCTACGGTAACTAGAGAAGATATCGCAAAACTTCCTATTCGTACTGCTGCTGGTGTAGCTGCTACAGTTGGAGGGGTTAACGAAACAGATAATGGAGAAATATCAGTGAGAGGTTCTCGAGAAGGAGCAACTTACTATTATATTGATGGTATCAAAGTAAGAGGTTCTTCTAACTTACCAAAATCTGCATTAGAGGAAGTTCAGGTAATTACTGGGGGGGTTCCTGCTAGTTATGGTGACGTAACAGGTGGTATTATTGCAGTAACTACAAGAGGTCCTTCTTCCGTTTATTTTGGAAGTATTGAAGGAGTTACTTCAGGTTTTTATTTTAAAGGAAAAGACCCAATCGGATATGATGGTAAAGTTTATGGTTTAGATAACTATGCATATAATCTTGTAGAAGGTATGGTTTCTGGTCCACTATGGATGAGAAAAGATAAAGATGGTAATAAGACAGAACCTATTTTAGGATTTTTATTATCTGCCACTTATAATTATCAAAAAGACCCAAGACCATTAGCTGGTGGTTCTTGGAGAATTAAGAAAGAAGCAAGAGAAGCTTTATTAAATGAACCTTTACGTCCGTCTTCTAGTGGTTCTGGTAATTTTGATAACTCTAACTTCTTAAGAATGGATGATTTTGAAAAGACAAAATTCAAAATGAATTCTCAGCGTACAGTTATTTCTGCTGCTGGTAAGATTGATGTAAATACAGGACCAACTGTAAACTTGACATTCGGAGGATCTTTGAACTATAACTATGGTAAAGTTTATAGCTACTATAATTCACTTTTCAACTTTGAAAATTTTGGTAATCAAGATGTGCTAGACTGGAGAGTTTATGGTCGTTTTAGACAAAGTTTTAAAAATACAACTGAAGGTTCTAGCTCAAAAGTAAAAAGCTTCTATTATAACTTAATGGTTGACTATTCTAAGTCTTATAATAAGTTATATGATGACAAACATGGGTATGATATATTTAATTATGGACATGTTGGATACTATAATACTACATGGGAACCAACTTTCTCATTTAATTCTTCTGGTGATAGTTTAGTGCAAGATGGTTTTAAATCTGTTATTGTAGATTATACACCTTCTGATATAAATCCAACATTTGCTGCTATTACTAGTCAGTATTATAAAATGAATCCAGATCCAATTGGAAAATATGAAAACTTACAGCAGATTAACCAAAATGGAGCGTTGAGAAATGGAGATAGATTGTCTGATGTGTATGGTCTATGGTATAGTTTAGGTACTCCTTATGGAGATCTTTATAAATCAGAAAATGATCAGTTAAGAGTAACAGGTTCTGCCTCAATTGTTGTAGGAGGACACAACATCTCTTTGGGAGTAGAATATGAACAGAGATGGGATAGAGGATGGGGGTCAGGAAGAAACTTCTCTTCATCAGGACAAGACCCAATAGGAATTTGGACTATTGCACGTCAGTATATGAATAGCCATATTTCTGAGTTAGATCTAGATAATCCTATTCTTTTAGGTAGTGTGGGTGGTTATCCAAAAATTGGTTATAACAGATTGAATACAGGATATGCAGCAAATGCTGGTAATGGTAATTATGGAGGTGCTGCTCACAATGATGAGCAATATTTCTTTGATTATAATTTCAGAAAAGAAATTGGTTTAAATCCTGCCGGTAATGACTTCGTAGATATCGATGAATATGACCCAAATGTTTTTAGTCTAGATATGTTCTCAGCTGATGAGTTATTTAATCAAGGGCAAAACTTTATCGGATATTACGGATACGATAAAAATGGTAAGAAAGTAAAAGGAGTAACTGATATTAATAAGTATTTCAATGACTTTGATGAGAATGGTAACTATAAGAGATTTGTAGGTGCATTCCAGCCAACTTATATTGCGGGATACATTATGGATAAATTCTCTTTTGATAATATCGTATTTAACGTAGGTGTACGTGTGGACGTATTTGATGCAAATCAACCAAAATTGAAAGACCCATTCTTATTCTTCAATGCAAGAGACGTTAGAGAGGCTAAGAAAGTAAAATCACAAGATCCATCTAACTATGACTGGGTAAATATTCCAGGAAGTATGGGAGAAGATTATGTAGTGTACGTGAACGATGTTACAAATCCAACTCAAATCAATGGATTTAGAAGTGGAGAAACTTGGTATGATGCAAATGGAGATCAAGTGCAAGACCCTTCTGTTATCAGAGGTAGTGCAGGTATTGCTCCTTGGCTAACTAATCCAAGTCAAACAACACCAACTGCTGATGCATTTGAAGATTATAAAGTAGCTATAAACGTAATGCCTCGAATAGCTTTCTCTTTCCCTATTTCGGATGAGGCTAACTTCTTTGCTAACTATGATATCTTGACAAGAAGACCAAATACAGGAATACGTTTTGATCCAATCGATTATCAATTTATCACTACAAGAAGTGGATCTATTATTAATAATGCAAACTTACGACCTGAAAAAACTATTGATTACTCTTTCGGTTTCCAACAAGTTGTAACAAGAACTTCTTCTATTAAAGTAAGTGCATTCTATCGTGAACAAAGAGATATGATTCAGATTAGAAACTTATTTGAAGCATATCCTTCTACATATAAAACTTATGGTAACAGAGACTTCGGTACTGTAAAAGGTGTTACTATAGAATATGATTTAAGAAGAACAGGCAATATCCGTTTGACTGCAAACTATACCCTACAGTTTGCTGATGGTACAGGGTCTGATGCTAATTCAGCATTATCTTTTGTTAACTCAAACCAGCCTGACTTAAGAACTATTTATCCTCTTTCTTATGATCAAAGACACTCTTTTGCATTTACAATTGACTATCGTTATGGTGATGGTGCTGACTATAATGGTCCTTCGATTAAAGGTGTAAAATTATTTGAGAATATGGGACTTAATATCGTAACCTTAATTAATTCAGGTTCACCTTATTCTAAGCAAAAGAATATTAACTCTGCTGCTATGATTAGTCCTAGCTCTAGTCAAATGACAGGAACTTTAAATGGTTCTAGAAAACCTTGGACGTATAGTTTAGATTTACAAATTGATAGAACTTGGGAGTTACAATTTGGTAAAGATGAAAATAAGAAAAAATACGCTTATTTGAATGTTTATTTAAGAATCACCAACCTTTTAAATCATAAAAACGTAATCAATGTGTATAGAGCAACAGGTACTCCAAATGATGATGGATACTTAGCTGCAGCTGAATGGCAAAACTCTATCCAAAGTAAATTGGATGAGCAGTCTTTCAGAGATTTATATAAAATGTCTGTAGAAAACCCATACAATTATAGTATGCCTAGAACTATCAGATTAGGAGTTAAATTTGATTTTTAA
- a CDS encoding T9SS type A sorting domain-containing protein — MKVFLATFFFLGLSIGIYAEQDPTSIGNKNGTKPTGNIYDKANCPPSNARLFMDFNDVKALVEVGGSLWQNRQTNSASYEVPAGSGNRVLYSGSIWMGGTDVNNQLKLAAILFRQGEEFWAGPLSQNVGSGNYDPMQPVGFDAIRDYGAATIDPDVCMQYDKFFTIAKQEVINYTLAFQCNQNPDCDDEFPLSNDALNRINNWPAHGDVSRGQDFYLAPFYDAAIGGGTGDGIYDPTQGDTPWFDDILGRDDVECGIDRRVTLFGDVTNWWVFNDKGNIHTETGADPIGMEIHAQAFSFATNDEVNRMTFYNYEMINRSTQTLYNTYFTQYADPDVGFSEDDYIACDVSRGLGIAYNGDNFDEGQSGAPGYGDNPPAVGIDFFEGPYQDADGKDNLGPHRITNPDGTKTYVVPTVADAIADKGIVYEGIGIGYSDGIIDNERFGMRRFNYFSRPDLAPSSAEDDPKTAGDFYNYMTGKWKDNSKIYYGGTGYTGSNGVTSIESRYTYPGDSDPLHWGTDGVDPGFKWSEINIDGNNASNTKNDRRFLQTAGPFTLTPGAVNNLTVGVVYGRAFEGDASKSIDVVRKNDTKAQALFDNCFKIMDPPTAPVLKIVELENELVLLLDNPYGNNVNETFAEEDNINIPDPVDGSSIDKVYTFEGYQIYQMKDLESGVSDIGDVDKARLVAQCDIENDIKRIINFEYNESLGFSVPVEKVNGENRGIRHSFSITQDAFTNKKLVNHKTYYYIAIAYAHNEFKPYSPTDPDLVDGQQIPYISSRLGSDGKAIKAKAGIPHSPKPNNDGTIAGLPYGSSPQITTLDGRGNGGRAIDLTKASEDFIVKNGSIDTPTYQVGKGPIDVKVIDPINLVGGYFLLTFDNYTKIDTASWTLSRYSSKGGELLGSIKSQRSISYKNEQLIPEWGISVAINQDFYPCADGSPNCNFRARLAIPIESSISFADSSKRWLSGVPDVTSFDPRNWIMSGSYNETSACNPDAGIYNPCCYNDLVGADPQRLFAKLINGTVTLGQVARRNDCGYTPIGLPTTAGITNSTFSSLSSLEMPSVYQTSVDIVYTSDKSKWTRCPVIELGIDPNLNLNGGKPGLLRKSPSVDKNGKKVGDAGYNASEADPDGTTPTGMGWFPGYAIDVETGRRLNMAFGENSFLSGQNGADMIWNPTTDIFNQDGFPVLGGQHIVYVFGKINGTMPVYDEGVFVHTNLKAENSTGYKEVYKNLSWVVNPLLATGQKLLSTDVRMRIRINQQYDNYSMTGAFGGKPTYEWNMNKFQTIKNDKETLADVLDMINVVPNPYYAYSEYERGRLDTRVKITNLPERCKVRIYNTSGKLIRAFDKDSPITSIDWDLKNGDNIPVAGGVYIIHVTVEGVGEKVVKFFGGMRAPDLENL; from the coding sequence ATGAAAGTTTTTTTAGCAACGTTTTTCTTTTTAGGCTTATCAATCGGTATATATGCCGAACAAGATCCTACGAGTATAGGAAATAAGAATGGTACGAAGCCAACTGGAAATATATACGATAAAGCAAATTGTCCACCTTCTAATGCTAGACTCTTTATGGACTTCAATGATGTTAAAGCACTTGTAGAAGTTGGGGGGTCTCTTTGGCAAAATAGACAGACTAATTCGGCTTCTTATGAAGTTCCTGCAGGAAGTGGTAATAGAGTTTTATATTCTGGATCTATCTGGATGGGAGGTACAGACGTTAATAACCAATTAAAGTTGGCTGCAATCTTATTTAGACAGGGTGAAGAATTTTGGGCTGGACCTCTTTCTCAAAATGTGGGCTCTGGTAACTATGACCCTATGCAACCTGTGGGATTTGATGCAATCCGTGATTATGGTGCGGCCACTATCGATCCAGATGTTTGTATGCAATATGATAAATTCTTTACTATTGCTAAACAAGAAGTAATCAACTATACATTAGCATTCCAATGTAATCAAAATCCGGATTGTGATGATGAATTCCCACTTTCTAATGATGCATTAAATAGAATTAATAATTGGCCAGCACACGGAGATGTAAGTAGAGGGCAAGATTTTTACTTAGCTCCTTTTTATGATGCGGCAATTGGTGGCGGTACAGGTGATGGTATATATGATCCTACTCAAGGAGATACTCCTTGGTTTGATGATATTTTAGGAAGAGATGATGTTGAATGTGGTATTGATAGACGTGTTACATTATTCGGTGACGTTACGAATTGGTGGGTATTTAATGATAAAGGAAATATTCATACTGAGACAGGAGCAGATCCTATTGGTATGGAAATTCACGCACAAGCATTCTCATTTGCCACAAATGATGAGGTGAATCGTATGACTTTCTATAATTATGAAATGATTAACCGTAGTACACAGACTTTATACAATACTTACTTCACACAATATGCTGACCCAGATGTTGGTTTCTCTGAGGATGACTATATTGCTTGTGATGTATCTAGAGGTCTTGGTATTGCTTATAATGGTGATAATTTTGATGAAGGACAAAGCGGTGCTCCTGGATATGGTGATAACCCTCCTGCGGTAGGTATTGATTTCTTTGAAGGACCTTATCAGGATGCTGATGGAAAAGATAACTTAGGACCACATAGAATTACAAATCCTGATGGCACTAAAACTTATGTTGTACCTACTGTTGCTGATGCTATTGCAGACAAAGGTATTGTGTACGAGGGAATTGGTATTGGTTATTCAGATGGTATTATTGATAATGAGCGTTTCGGTATGCGTCGTTTCAATTACTTTAGTCGTCCAGACCTTGCCCCATCTTCTGCAGAGGATGATCCTAAAACTGCAGGAGACTTCTACAACTATATGACAGGAAAATGGAAAGATAATTCCAAAATTTACTATGGAGGTACAGGATATACAGGAAGTAATGGGGTAACTTCTATTGAATCTAGATATACTTATCCTGGTGATTCTGACCCACTTCATTGGGGAACAGATGGTGTTGATCCTGGATTTAAATGGTCAGAAATCAATATCGATGGAAATAATGCTTCGAATACGAAGAATGACCGTCGTTTCTTACAAACAGCTGGACCATTTACTCTAACTCCTGGTGCGGTAAATAACTTAACAGTTGGAGTTGTTTATGGACGTGCATTTGAAGGGGATGCTTCAAAATCTATTGATGTGGTTAGAAAGAATGATACTAAAGCGCAAGCTTTATTTGATAATTGTTTCAAAATTATGGATCCTCCTACAGCTCCAGTTTTGAAAATTGTTGAGTTGGAAAATGAGTTAGTTCTTTTATTGGATAACCCTTATGGAAATAATGTTAATGAAACTTTTGCTGAAGAAGATAATATTAATATTCCTGATCCAGTTGACGGCTCTTCAATAGATAAAGTATATACGTTTGAAGGATATCAGATTTACCAAATGAAAGATCTTGAATCAGGCGTTTCTGATATTGGAGATGTAGATAAGGCTCGTCTAGTTGCACAATGTGATATTGAGAATGATATTAAGCGAATCATTAATTTTGAATACAATGAAAGTCTCGGATTTTCTGTGCCTGTTGAAAAGGTGAATGGAGAAAATCGTGGCATCAGACACTCATTTAGTATCACACAAGATGCGTTTACTAATAAGAAATTAGTAAATCATAAGACATACTATTATATTGCTATAGCTTATGCTCATAATGAGTTTAAGCCTTATAGCCCAACTGACCCTGATTTAGTTGATGGACAGCAAATTCCATATATCAGTTCTCGTTTAGGTTCTGACGGAAAAGCTATTAAAGCAAAAGCAGGTATTCCACATTCTCCTAAGCCAAATAATGATGGTACAATTGCTGGTTTGCCTTATGGCTCTTCTCCTCAAATTACAACTCTTGATGGTAGAGGAAATGGTGGTCGCGCAATTGATTTAACAAAAGCGTCTGAAGACTTTATTGTAAAAAATGGTTCCATAGATACTCCTACTTATCAAGTTGGTAAAGGACCTATTGATGTTAAAGTAATAGATCCAATTAATCTAGTTGGTGGTTATTTCTTGTTAACTTTTGATAACTACACAAAAATTGATACTGCTAGTTGGACACTTTCTAGATATTCTTCTAAAGGAGGTGAACTTCTGGGTTCTATTAAATCTCAACGTTCTATTAGTTATAAAAATGAGCAATTGATTCCTGAATGGGGTATATCTGTAGCTATAAATCAAGATTTCTATCCTTGTGCAGATGGTAGCCCAAATTGTAATTTTAGAGCACGTTTAGCTATTCCAATTGAATCTTCTATTTCTTTTGCTGACTCTTCAAAGAGATGGTTGTCTGGAGTTCCAGATGTTACATCTTTTGATCCTAGAAACTGGATTATGTCTGGTAGCTATAATGAAACTTCTGCATGTAATCCTGATGCTGGCATTTATAACCCTTGTTGCTATAATGATTTAGTTGGTGCCGATCCACAAAGATTATTTGCAAAATTAATTAATGGTACTGTAACGCTAGGACAGGTTGCTCGAAGAAATGATTGTGGATATACTCCTATTGGTTTACCGACTACTGCAGGAATAACTAATTCAACTTTCAGTTCTTTATCTTCTCTCGAGATGCCTTCAGTTTATCAAACGAGTGTGGATATTGTATATACCTCTGATAAATCTAAATGGACACGATGCCCTGTTATAGAATTAGGTATAGATCCAAACTTAAACTTAAATGGAGGTAAACCTGGTTTATTGCGTAAGAGCCCTTCTGTAGATAAGAATGGTAAAAAAGTTGGTGATGCAGGATATAATGCTTCTGAGGCTGACCCTGATGGAACAACTCCTACAGGTATGGGTTGGTTCCCTGGATATGCTATCGATGTTGAAACTGGTAGAAGATTGAATATGGCTTTTGGAGAAAATTCCTTCTTATCCGGACAAAACGGTGCTGATATGATTTGGAATCCTACCACTGATATATTTAATCAAGATGGATTCCCTGTATTAGGAGGACAACATATTGTATATGTATTTGGTAAAATTAATGGTACAATGCCTGTGTATGATGAGGGTGTATTTGTACATACAAATCTAAAAGCTGAGAATTCAACTGGATACAAAGAAGTATATAAAAATTTATCTTGGGTTGTGAATCCATTATTGGCTACTGGACAAAAGTTATTATCTACTGATGTTAGAATGAGAATTCGAATTAATCAACAGTATGATAATTATTCAATGACTGGTGCTTTTGGAGGTAAGCCAACTTATGAGTGGAATATGAATAAATTCCAAACTATTAAGAATGATAAGGAAACCCTAGCTGATGTATTAGATATGATTAATGTAGTTCCAAACCCTTATTATGCTTATTCCGAGTATGAAAGAGGTCGTTTGGATACAAGAGTGAAAATTACAAACTTACCTGAAAGATGTAAAGTGAGAATCTATAACACTTCTGGTAAATTAATTAGAGCTTTTGATAAAGATAGCCCAATAACTTCTATTGATTGGGATTTGAAAAATGGAGATAATATTCCTGTAGCTGGTGGTGTATATATCATTCATGTTACTGTGGAAGGTGTGGGAGAGAAGGTTGTTAAATTCTTTGGTGGAATGAGAGCACCAGATTTGGAAAACTTATAA